The following are encoded together in the Prionailurus viverrinus isolate Anna chromosome B3, UM_Priviv_1.0, whole genome shotgun sequence genome:
- the LOC125168363 gene encoding olfactory receptor 11H6-like, with protein MNMSGVSTVTEFILLSFPCSREIQVLLFVLFFVSYILTLMGNGAIVCAVKLDHRLHTPMYILLANFSFLEICYINTTVPNMLKNFLSETKTISFTACFFQFYFFFSMGITETFLLPLMAFDRYLAICRPLHYPNIMSSHFCMNLVALCWVTAFLCYPVPIYFITQLPFCGPNTIDHFVCDPGPLLALSCIPAPGIELSCSILSSLIIFISFFFILASYTLVLRTVLRVPSAAGRRKAFSTCGSHLAVVSLFYGSIMVMYISPTSGNAAGIQKIVTLFYSSVTPLINPLIYSLRNNDVKAALRKIHMCTKISQSK; from the coding sequence ATGAATATGTCAGGAGTCAGCACAGTGACCGAATTCATACTACTGAGTTTTCCGTGCTCCAGGGAGATTCAGGTCCTCCTTTTCGTGTTGTTCTTTGTGTCCTACATCCTGACACTGATGGGGAACGGGGCCATTGTCTGTGCAGTGAAGCTGGATCACAGGCTTCACACCCCCATGTACATTCTGCTGGCCAACTTCTCATTCCTGGAGATCTGTTACATCAACACCACTGTTCCCAATATGTTAAAGAACTTCCTATCTGAGACCAAAACCATCTCTTTCACTGCTTGCTTCTTCcagttctatttcttcttctccatGGGCATTACTGAGACTTTCTTACTGCCCCTCATGGCTTTTGATCGGTACTTGGCCATCTGTCGGCCTCTCCATTATCCTAACATCATGAGTAGCCACTTCTGCATGAACCTGGTGGCCCTCTGCTGGGTCACAGCCTTCCTCTGCTATCCAGTCCCTATCTATTTTATCACACAACTCCCCTTTTGTGGTCCCAATACCATTGACCACTTTGTCTGTGACCCTGGTCCTCTTCTGGCTCTGTCCTGCATCCCTGCCCCTGGAATTGAGCTTTCCTGTTCTATATTGAGCTCTCTTATTATCTTCATCAGCTTCTTCTTCATCCTTGCGTCCTATACCCTGGTTCTCAGAACAGTGTTGCGTGTCCCTTCAGCAGCTGGCCGACGTaaggccttctccacctgtggTTCCCACCTGGCTGTGGTGTCTCTCTTCTATGGATCCATCATGGTCATGTACATCAGCCCAACCTCTGGAAATGCAGCTGGGATACAGAAGATTGTAACCTTGTTCTACTCATCAGTGACCCCACTTATAAACCCACTGATCTATAGTCTCCGGAACAATGACGTGAAGGCTGCCTTGAGAAAAATTCATATGTGCACAAAAATTAGTCAAAGCAAATGA
- the LOC125168392 gene encoding olfactory receptor 11H4: MFFFFIGLRPMNRSTTHIHLVTEFILLGFPGCWEIQIFLFSLFLVAYVLTLLGNGTIICAIRWDPRLHTPMYFLLGNFAFLEIWYASSTVPNMLANILSKTKTISFSACFLQFYFFFSLGTTECLFLAIMAYDRYLAICHPLHYPTIMTGKLCRILVSLCWLTGFLGYPIPIFFISQLPFCGSNIIDHFLCDMDPLMSLSCAPAPITEFVFYTQSSLVLFFTIMYILRSYTLLLRAVFQVPSAAGGRKAFATCGSHLVVVSLFYGTVMVMYVSPTYGIPTLMQKILTVAYSIMTPLFNPLIYSLRNKDMKLALRNILFRMRISQNS; this comes from the coding sequence atgtttttcttcttcataggTTTAAGACCCATGAACAGGTCAACAACACACATTCACCTTGTGACTGAGTTTATTCTCCTGGGGTTCCCTGGTTGCTGGGAGATACAGATTTTCCTCTTCTCACTCTTTTTGGTGGCTTATGTCTTGACGCTGCTGGGGAATGGAACCATTATCTGCGCAATAAGATGGGACCCACGACTGCATACCCCAATGTACTTTCTGCTGGGAAATTTTGCCTTCCTTGAGATCTGGTATGCTTCATCCACAGTTCCTAACATGTTAGCCAACATTCTCTCCAAAACCAAGACCATTTCATTTTCTGCCTGCTTCCTCcagttctatttcttcttttccctggGCACAACTGAATGTCTCTTCCTGGCAATAATGGCTTATGATCGGTACCTGGCCATCTGCCACCCACTGCACTACCCCACCATCATGACTGGGAAACTCTGTAGAATTCTGGTGTCTCTCTGCTGGCTTACTGGATTCCTTGGCTACCCAATCCCCATTTTCTTCATCTCCCAACTCCCCTTCTGTGGATCCAATATCATTGATCATTTCCTGTGTGATATGGATCCACTGATGTCTCTGTCTTGTGCTCCAGCCCCCATTACTGAATTTGTTTTCTATACTCAGAGCTCCCTTGTTCTCTTTTTTACTATTATGTACATTCTTCGATCCTATACCTTGTTGCTCAGAGCTGTTTTTCAGGTCCCTTCTGCAGCTGGCGGGAGAAAGGCTTTTGCCACCTGTGGTTCTCATTTAGTTGTGGTGTCTCTTTTTTATGGGACAGTCATGGTAATGTATGTGAGTCCTACATATGGCATCCCAACTTTGATGCAGAAGATCCTGACAGTGGCATATTCAATAATGACTCCTCTCTTTAATCCCCTGATTTACAGTCTTCGTAATAAGGACATGAAACTTGCCCTGAGAAACATCCTGTTTAGAATGAGAATTAGTCAAAATTCTTAA